Below is a genomic region from Ziziphus jujuba cultivar Dongzao chromosome 7, ASM3175591v1.
TccagtaaatatttttttccatggGGATTGTCATTACAATATATTGGGCGTGGTTTTAAAGAATGCTTGTTaagcatttttgaaaaatatatttttaatgataaaaaacagtttccttttccttccttaaatataataaaaatatataaaataattttctgttatttattttttatcaaaaaaaaaaaaatctgttatTTATGTTTCGGCTTAGGAGGAAGAGGAGGAACAGTGACAAAAcagtattttattaaaaataaaaataaaaaatgggaaaatgTCAATGCGATCTCAGATAAATTTATAAAGGGACCCGGGCAGAAAGTCTACCGCGTCTGCTGTTTGAGACGAACCAATGGCATTTGAACGGAGCATCGTCTCCCAGAGGCGTCAATGGACGCTTATGCTCCTTATGCTTGTCGTGGCTGGGAGGGCTCTCTGTATCAGAATCCCGGATCGGATCTCCGAAAAAGCCACGGACCCACCCGCCAACCAGCTCTTGAAAACTGCGGTTTTTGCTCTCGGCAGCTTCTGGAGATCCGAAGCCGTATTCGGGTGCTTAAACGGCGTCGTAAGAACCACCGTTGGATACGCTGGGGGATCCAAGACCAACCCTGAGTACAGAAGCTTGGGCGACCACGCAGAGTCTGTGCAGGTTGTCATCTCTCCCTCTCCGTTTCTCTTTGTTCAATTTTTCATTTCTATGATTATCTTAGCTTTAACCTGGCATTGAGTTATTATTTATTGGTGTGTTAGCTTCAATTACCGCCTAACATCCATGTAATTGAGAATCCATTTGCCTAAGACTGTTTTAATAGCTATTTCATGTTACATTGGTCTGAGTAATTTCGATTTTGTATATGCTGGTTGGTGGTGCTTGATTTTGACTGTATAGAACATAGCAGACCGTTCATCATTTCCACCGATCTGTTCAGTCAATCAATTGCTTTATTATTGGAATGTAGTCTTCTATTTCAGTATTCCTCTTCTTTGATGGTCAAATTTTTGTGGGAAATCTCGAGTGTTGGGTGTGTTAAAAGAGTAAAATTGTTaggtgattttttttctttactttaatGCAAAGCtagaaaacttaaaaatgaGGAAACTAAGTTGGGCAATTTTGATGCTGAAATTTGCATTTATGTTGGTATGGTTTCACAAGTAAGCTACAATGTGGAGAATGGTGCATGAATAGGTTACTGAATTTCTCGAAAGAGGTTCCAGTGCTGCCCTTGATCTTTAACTGTAACATTATAGTTTCAAAGCAAAAGAAGTTGATAATCTCTTGAAGTGACTAGTAGACGAAATTATGCTATTCTTTTGATtatagattatttaaatttagctAATTGGTGTTTATTTGGGTTGTTTGTATACATTGCTTGCAGTTTTTGTTACTTTTGAGAGTGTTTTAAAACTTGCGTTACATGGTTCTGTGAATGCTATGCAGGTTGAATATGATCCGAGGCTGATTACTTTCAGGCAACTTTTGGATGTTTTCTGGTCTAGTCATGACTCTAGGCAAGTATTTGGGCAAGGTCCTGACGTAGGTAACCAGTATAGGTAAGAA
It encodes:
- the LOC107424380 gene encoding peptide methionine sulfoxide reductase A5, with product MAFERSIVSQRRQWTLMLLMLVVAGRALCIRIPDRISEKATDPPANQLLKTAVFALGSFWRSEAVFGCLNGVVRTTVGYAGGSKTNPEYRSLGDHAESVQVEYDPRLITFRQLLDVFWSSHDSRQVFGQGPDVGNQYRSIIFTNGTEESRLAAASKEREQTKSKISIVTTQIQPLEAFYPAEPEHQKFELKRNPFLLQLIGNLPEEELERSSLAAKLNGYAAELCPVRIQKQIDAKINDIIKKGWPILREV